The following proteins are co-located in the Mycolicibacterium goodii genome:
- a CDS encoding PAS and ANTAR domain-containing protein, whose amino-acid sequence MTRGSEGGAAAVARALSGGTPQHIGWFRFYFADERWEWSAELQRMHGYRPGTVTPTTELVLSHKHPDDRDQVAADINDMIIGRRPLGRRHRIIDTTGAVREVIVVSDQLHGHDGDVLGIRGFYIDVTPVLSQQEDAAITAEVAKITERRAVIEQVKGMLMLIYGIDENAAFDLLKWLSQENNVKLRVLAEQAANDFTTLGDAGVLARSKFDRLLLTAARRAVDSDDDSLSTSV is encoded by the coding sequence ATGACCCGCGGCTCAGAAGGTGGCGCTGCCGCGGTTGCCCGGGCATTGTCCGGCGGCACGCCTCAACACATTGGCTGGTTCCGGTTCTATTTCGCCGACGAGCGCTGGGAGTGGTCCGCCGAATTGCAGCGCATGCACGGTTACCGGCCGGGCACCGTCACCCCGACAACCGAACTGGTGCTGTCGCACAAGCATCCCGATGACCGCGACCAGGTCGCCGCGGACATCAACGACATGATCATCGGGCGCCGGCCCCTCGGCAGAAGGCACCGGATCATCGACACCACCGGTGCGGTGCGTGAGGTGATCGTCGTCAGCGATCAGCTCCACGGTCACGACGGCGACGTGCTCGGCATCCGCGGTTTCTACATCGACGTGACGCCGGTGCTGAGCCAGCAGGAAGACGCGGCCATCACCGCCGAGGTCGCCAAGATCACCGAGCGCCGCGCGGTGATCGAACAGGTCAAAGGCATGCTGATGCTGATCTACGGCATCGACGAGAACGCCGCGTTCGATCTGCTGAAATGGCTGTCGCAGGAGAACAACGTCAAGCTGCGCGTGCTGGCCGAGCAGGCCGCGAACGATTTCACCACACTCGGCGACGCCGGCGTCCTGGCCCGGTCGAAGTTCGACCGGCTGCTGTTGACCGCCGCGCGACGTGCCGTCGATTCCGACGACGATTCCCTGTCGACATCGGTGTGA
- a CDS encoding adenylate/guanylate cyclase domain-containing protein, which translates to MTEKLSTETKTLLMARVDGAEELWQTELYQTIAAIPWLRASMAHLTALNDGTVLNDASDSFVVSFDRAWDAVMCALDLQLAPLEPFALCIGVHTAPVDTGDTVDSVDTGGVARLRDLAHGGQTLISAAVAALASDRLPAHAALTPLRYRVWPEPLYQLDHPGLRTQSTPDTPITPDAQHLSSTQ; encoded by the coding sequence GTGACCGAGAAGTTGTCAACCGAAACCAAGACGTTGCTGATGGCGCGTGTCGATGGAGCCGAAGAGCTGTGGCAAACCGAGCTTTATCAGACCATCGCGGCGATCCCGTGGTTGCGCGCCTCGATGGCTCATCTGACCGCACTCAATGACGGCACGGTGCTCAACGATGCCTCGGACAGCTTCGTGGTCAGCTTCGACCGTGCCTGGGATGCCGTGATGTGTGCGCTCGATCTGCAGCTCGCCCCGTTGGAACCCTTCGCCTTGTGCATCGGAGTGCACACCGCCCCCGTCGACACCGGCGACACCGTCGACTCTGTCGACACCGGCGGCGTGGCTCGCCTGCGCGATCTCGCCCACGGGGGTCAGACCCTGATCTCGGCCGCCGTGGCGGCGCTGGCCTCCGACCGCCTGCCCGCCCACGCGGCACTCACCCCGCTGCGTTACCGGGTGTGGCCCGAACCGCTCTACCAGCTCGACCACCCCGGCCTGCGCACTCAGTCCACCCCCGACACACCGATCACGCCTGACGCCCAACATCTTTCGAGCACCCAATAG